AACGTCAAGATTGAGGAGCCCGGCAGTGTGCTGACgaagcgtgcgccgcgtgccgccgaggcgcccgcaTCCGAAAAGGCGCCCGCGGCCGCTGCCAAGGAGGGGAAGCAGGCGGATCCCGCGGGTGCGTCCAAGGCGTTCTGGAGGAAGGTGAAGGAGCGCACCGTCTTTTCGTTGCTGATGATTGCGGGCTTTATCAGTACGTCGTGTAACTCACCCAGCCATCCTGCTGATGGGCCCGTCCTACCTGATcctgctcgtgctcgtgctcgagacgctcgtcTACCGCGAGATTACGGCGCTCTTCAATATCCCCGGCCGCGCGAGTTTGACCGGCAGCAGCCGTGCGAGCcagagcgaggcggacgaggagcttgatgtggagcagcgtgcgcgcgagacgcagcgcgaagAGCTCTGGAGCAAGACGCTGAGCTGGTACTTTTTCGCGGTGTGCAACTTTTTCCTGTACGGCGAGTCGCTGATCTACTATTTCAAGCACATTGTGTTTGTCGACTCGTTCTTTTTGCAGTTTGCGCGCCACCACCGGTTCATCTCGTTCATGCTTTACATCTTTGGCTTTATGGCGTTTGTGTCGAACCTGAAGCGCCGCAACCTCAAGCACCAGTTCGGTCTCTTTTGCTGGGTGCACAtgtcgctgctgctgaTTGTCATGTCGGCGCACTTTATCGTGAACAACATCCTCGAAGGCATCATCTGGTTCTGGGTGCCCGCCAGCCTGGTGATCTGCAACGACAGCTTTGCGTACGTGTGCGGCATGCTCTTTGGCCGCACCCCCCTCATTTCGCTCTCGCCGAAAAAGACGGTCGAGGGCTttgtcggcgcgctgctcgtcaCCATGCTCTTTGCATGGTGCTGGGCGGGAATCTTCCAGCGCTTCGACTACATGGTGTGCCCTGCGGTGAACCTCGGCATGAACGCTTTTAGCGGCATGACGTGCGAAAAGAACCCCGTGTTCCTCTCGCACGAGGCCTTCCTCCCGGGTATCGTCTCGGACGTGCTcaccgcgctgctcggccgcccGGTGACCACCTTCCGCTGGAGCATGTTCCAGTGCCACGCGCTGGTGATGGCCGCGTTCGCGagcctcgtcgcgccgttcGGCGGCTTCTTTGCCAGTGGATTCAAGCGCGCATTCAACATCAAGGACTTTGGCGACAGCATCCCCGGCCACGGTGGCCTGACGGACCGCTTCGACTGCCAGTTCATCATGGGGCTGTTTAGCTACGTGTACTACTCCTCACTCATCCGCGAATCGCGCGTCACTGTCGGGCTCGTGATGCAAATGATCGTTACGCAACTGCCTCTCGACCAGCAAACGCAGCTGCTCCGTGACCTCACGCGCTACCTGGCCACCGAGGGGCACATTTAAAAGGTAGCCCTGCCAAGCCTGTAGAAGTAGCCCCGCGGCCTGCACGGCCCATCTGCACGTGAATGCAACTCGCCTCGCCCTGCAtccgcgtgcagcgcgccgctccacTCGCTTTtgcacgcagcgagcgaCGGACCGCGTCGCATGCATACAGACGGCAGCGGCATGGCCTCCGAGGGGCCGTGGCCGCAGAGCGATAGCAGTGTACGCATGACAGAGCGACGACATGGGAtcgggcgcgtgccggtgccTGCCGTCGACGGGGGCGCGATCGCTGCACCGCCCATGCAGTTTGCCAGCCTGCCctacctcgccgagcaggcgccaCGCACCCAGGCAGGGCCATCGGCGAGCTTTATGCGACCCGTACAAAACGTGCCGGCGCCTCTGCCGCAGAGCGCGTCGTTCCACGAGATTCCTTCGGCTCCAGCCTACGGTTTGGAGCCGAGCGGGTGGAACGTGGACCGCAATCCGTTCCGCCGCAAGCAGGACGAGCACGAGACACAGCTGGCGtatgcgctcgacacgccgtcggcacgGCCCAGGGGCTACCACGACGTTTACCCGTCCAACGCGTCGACCGACCTGTCTTACTCACAGTCCTCGCTGGACATTTCACGCTCCCGACAGccatcctcgagctcgatcGCGCGCAGCTTTACCACCGACGAAGACTCGCGCCCGGCGAATACACCGTCGCAGAAGCCGctgtcggcggccgcaaATCGTGTCGCAGGGACCTTTTCACGACTGACacgcctgcgcacgcggccaGTGGGACGGTCAcagccggcgccgcacagcgccgagccggaTCTGCCatcgcgcgacgtgcacgagcCGGCGCCAGCCTTGTACACACAGCGCCCAGATGCCCAGATGCGCCACGAGCAGCCGACGCCTGTGCCAATGGCGCCACGCTCGGAAAACCCGTCGGGATCGAGCCTCGAGGCACTGAGTCCAGAtacgccgagcgacgcggcctcTCTCTCGCGGCACACACGCGGCGCAAGTGGGCGCTCACAAGccagcagcggcggctcgcttgtgcagcgcgacgctccgcCACCGCCCCGCGCCATGACACGCACGGCATCCAAGCCGGAACTGCGCTCACAGCCGATGGATGCGCAgttccagcgcctcgagctgatCGGGCGTGGCGCGTACGGTGCCGTGTACCGCGGCAGGCACAATCCATCGAATACGCTCGTCGCACTCAAGGTGATCGACATGGACAcgccggacgacgacgtgtCCGAGATCCGCCGCGAAGTTGCATTGCTGAGCCAGATGCGCCAGGCGCATCTCAAAAATATCGTGCGGTACTGGGACTGTTGGCTCTCGGGCCCGACGTTGTGTATTGCGATGGACTATGCCGAAGGCGGCAGCGTCCGAACTTTGGTACGTTTTTCTTTTTTCCGCTGACCCAGATGAAAGCCGGCACGAttctcgagcgccaccTCGCTGTGATTatgcgcgagacgctcgtcgccttGGACTATATCCACAAGGCAGGCATTATTCATCGCGACATCAAAGCGGCGAATATCCTTGTGACGCGCACCGGGCAGCCGATGCTGTGCGACTTTGGCGTCGCCGCTTCGTTCGTACAGGGCGGCACGCGGGGAaagcgcagcacgctgATCGGCACACCGTACTGGATGGCGCCGGAAGTGATCCTCGAGGGCAAGACGTACGACTACAAGGCCGACATCTGGAGCTTGGGCATCACCGCATACGAGATTGCGACTGGCAATCCCCCGATGGCCGAGCAGGATCAGCACCGCGTGATTGCCATGATTCCCAAGAAcaagccgccgcgcctccCGGACGGCGCCTACTCGCcgatgctgcgcgagtTTGTGGCGGGGTgtctcgacgaggaccccagtgcacgcctcgccgccgaggacctCGCACGTACCAAGTGGATCCGCGCGTACGCCAAGACGCCGGTCTCGGTCCTGCGCGAACTCCTCGCGCAGTACGCAACCTGGACACAGGCCGGCGGTGTGCGCACGAGTCTCATCCAAGGCAAGGATGGGCCACTCGCATTGCGGTACGTACTTTTGCTGACGCAGCCTCGCATCCGAAGACCCATCTGTGGTGCCGATCGAGCCGGAATGGAAGTTTGGATCGATGGATTCggacgacgctgcgccgcttgcgctcgagcaggcgctgccgTCCGAGCCGGTGCACGACCATCCTCTGCAGCGCATGTTtgagcgcgacgatgcgccagccggcgagcgcacgccaaAGCCGCCAGTGTC
This window of the Malassezia japonica chromosome 4, complete sequence genome carries:
- the CDS1 gene encoding phosphatidate cytidylyltransferase (EggNog:ENOG503NY14; COG:I; TransMembrane:7 (o136-160i214-234o254-271i280-301o307-333i345-366o424-449i); BUSCO:EOG09261W90) produces the protein MPSRGKSGGTEPRGANRYASATGFQALKVDQLPSDTEDAPEPVSEPATPRTRTTSKRAAKTKATQALETQSPKPGKSNVKIEEPGSVLTKRAPRAAEAPASEKAPAAAAKEGKQADPAGASKAFWRKVKERTVFSLLMIAGFITILLMGPSYLILLVLVLETLVYREITALFNIPGRASLTGSSRASQSEADEELDVEQRARETQREELWSKTLSWYFFAVCNFFLYGESLIYYFKHIVFVDSFFLQFARHHRFISFMLYIFGFMAFVSNLKRRNLKHQFGLFCWVHMSLLLIVMSAHFIVNNILEGIIWFWVPASLVICNDSFAYVCGMLFGRTPLISLSPKKTVEGFVGALLVTMLFAWCWAGIFQRFDYMVCPAVNLGMNAFSGMTCEKNPVFLSHEAFLPGIVSDVLTALLGRPVTTFRWSMFQCHALVMAAFASLVAPFGGFFASGFKRAFNIKDFGDSIPGHGGLTDRFDCQFIMGLFSYVYYSSLIRESRVTVGLVMQMIVTQLPLDQQTQLLRDLTRYLATEGHI
- the KIC1 gene encoding kinase that interacts with cdc31p (EggNog:ENOG503NV84; COG:T), producing MQFASLPYLAEQAPRTQAGPSASFMRPVQNVPAPLPQSASFHEIPSAPAYGLEPSGWNVDRNPFRRKQDEHETQLAYALDTPSARPRGYHDVYPSNASTDLSYSQSSLDISRSRQPSSSSIARSFTTDEDSRPANTPSQKPLSAAANRVAGTFSRLTRLRTRPVGRSQPAPHSAEPDLPSRDVHEPAPALYTQRPDAQMRHEQPTPVPMAPRSENPSGSSLEALSPDTPSDAASLSRHTRGASGRSQASSGGSLVQRDAPPPPRAMTRTASKPELRSQPMDAQFQRLELIGRGAYGAVYRGRHNPSNTLVALKVIDMDTPDDDVSEIRREVALLSQMRQAHLKNIVRYWDCWLSGPTLCIAMDYAEGGSVRTLMKAGTILERHLAVIMRETLVALDYIHKAGIIHRDIKAANILVTRTGQPMLCDFGVAASFVQGGTRGKRSTLIGTPYWMAPEVILEGKTYDYKADIWSLGITAYEIATGNPPMAEQDQHRVIAMIPKNKPPRLPDGAYSPMLREFVAGCLDEDPSARLAAEDLARTKWIRAYAKTPVSVLRELLAQYATWTQAGGVRTSLIQGKDGPLALRLASEDPSVVPIEPEWKFGSMDSDDAAPLALEQALPSEPVHDHPLQRMFERDDAPAGERTPKPPVSGTSTPRPGALAQATTQAATPAPAPPATPAAATPNRAERPAGGGFAGLGSTPFRFGVGSRAQATPVAKDAPPADAASEGSPRDTLGAPAPSLVTHSTSLAAIGEATQDEAPSPPGTSPNGASDGMAPSLSQSTTSPELDADEIDSPRQSPALRRVGRMPQSMPRSASQRPLRLVSSSSSLGWETQSKTRDDARRTEATKAPDAPSFLGEPYSGFRPQGIMSRTRSRSGGAADLRSRPAASHHASQSFTGRTRLAPLQILSRASDAPPKSSVSMDGTLPTSSLSFLPKDELGTDKAHRRKQHGGSDPTLLKTPLLSLPKPGVRGHAREASEPVAVSEVPQRLAPLPPRTAPQTPDSKSTPDPPKDVFQTSPAPPAPPAHAPFEGPALRPLDLANLMNRQELHTELTQTVNDLGAWLDALALGLSTVLAPSPLYHKSPRGT